A genomic segment from Amphiprion ocellaris isolate individual 3 ecotype Okinawa chromosome 17, ASM2253959v1, whole genome shotgun sequence encodes:
- the LOC111577481 gene encoding transmembrane protein 250, whose product MPVIPIPRRVRSFHGPHTTCMHSACGSTHTSKLVRTKYNNFDLYLRSRCMYSFLRFLLYFGCSLLTSLLWVSLSALFFLQYISVRVLLRLQYKLSVILLLLGHRRLDFGVLNDLIIYSMQITMFLVGGLGWCFMVFVDM is encoded by the coding sequence ATGCCTGTGATCCCCATCCCACGGCGGGTGCGCAGCTTCCATGGCCCCCACACCACCTGCATGCACTCGGCCTGTGGGTCGACGCACACTTCCAAGCTAGTACGCACCAAGTACAATAACTTTGACCTCTACTTGCGCTCGCGCTGCATGTACAGCTTCCTCCGCTTCCTCCTCTACTTTGGCTGCAGTCTGCTGACCTCTCTGCTGTGGGTGTCGCTCTCTGCTCTCTTCTTCCTGCAGTACATCAGCGTGCGCGTCCTCCTGCGGCTGCAGTACAAGCTGTCTGTCATTCTGCTTTTGTTGGGGCACCGGCGCCTGGACTTTGGTGTGCTTAATGACCTGATCATCTACAGCATGCAGATCACCATGTTTCTGGTGGGGGGACTCGGCTGGTGCTTCATGGTGTTTGTGGACATGTAG